Proteins from one Chroococcidiopsis sp. CCMEE 29 genomic window:
- a CDS encoding sulfocyanin-like copper-binding protein translates to MIGFSAKIYNRLLHRWLTRQIWIIMGLLLWIGVVSTTPAIAAPATNPSVDLLRQPATEITVSLSNTANELKFFPDRLEFTASKRYKLRLTNPSPQKHYFTAKDFADVIWTQKVEAGNVEVKGAIHELELKPGAEAEWVFVPLKSGTYSLRCPIPGHTEAGMKGEIAIASNAG, encoded by the coding sequence ATGATTGGGTTCAGTGCCAAAATCTACAACAGGTTGCTGCATCGGTGGCTAACACGGCAGATCTGGATAATTATGGGTTTGCTGCTTTGGATTGGGGTTGTCAGTACAACTCCAGCTATTGCAGCTCCTGCTACCAATCCATCTGTGGATTTGCTCCGTCAACCGGCAACAGAAATCACGGTTAGTCTGAGCAATACAGCTAACGAACTGAAGTTTTTTCCAGATCGCTTAGAATTTACTGCTAGCAAGCGTTATAAACTCCGGCTTACCAATCCCAGTCCTCAGAAGCACTATTTCACTGCCAAAGACTTTGCCGATGTGATTTGGACACAAAAGGTTGAAGCAGGCAATGTGGAAGTCAAAGGAGCGATTCATGAGCTAGAACTGAAGCCTGGAGCTGAGGCAGAATGGGTTTTTGTTCCCCTCAAGTCAGGAACTTATTCTTTACGTTGTCCCATACCAGGACACACTGAAGCAGGGATGAAGGGAGAGATAGCGATCGCGTCAAATGCAGGATAA
- the map gene encoding type I methionyl aminopeptidase, which produces MNIFSNLLSQPAQAPRQKKQRRGIEIKSERELEIMRQSAKIVATVLKEISEMVQPGMTTADLDAYAEKRIREMGATPSFKGYHGFPASICASVNNEVVHGIPNSKKLLRAGDVLKVDTGAYQQGYHGDSCITIPVGGEVTPEAAKLIRVAEEALYKGIEQVKAGNYLLDLAGAIQDHVEANGFSIVEDFTGHGVGRNLHEEPSVFNFRTREMPNVKLRAGMTLAIEPIVNAGSKFTRTLSDRWTAVTVDNSLSAQFEHTVLVTADGYEILTDRSKV; this is translated from the coding sequence ATGAACATCTTTAGTAATCTGCTTTCTCAACCAGCACAAGCCCCGCGTCAAAAGAAACAACGTCGAGGAATTGAAATTAAATCTGAGCGTGAACTTGAAATCATGCGGCAGTCAGCGAAGATTGTGGCAACGGTGCTGAAAGAGATTTCAGAGATGGTACAGCCGGGAATGACGACTGCTGATTTAGATGCTTATGCAGAAAAGCGCATCCGCGAGATGGGCGCCACTCCTAGCTTTAAGGGCTATCATGGCTTTCCGGCTTCAATCTGTGCCAGTGTTAATAACGAAGTCGTGCATGGCATCCCTAACTCCAAAAAATTACTACGGGCAGGAGATGTCTTAAAAGTAGATACTGGTGCTTATCAGCAGGGCTATCATGGTGACTCCTGCATTACAATCCCGGTAGGAGGCGAAGTTACCCCAGAAGCGGCTAAACTGATTCGCGTGGCAGAAGAAGCCCTTTACAAAGGTATTGAACAGGTTAAAGCGGGGAACTACCTACTCGACCTAGCTGGGGCAATTCAAGACCATGTGGAAGCAAATGGGTTCAGTATAGTAGAGGACTTTACCGGACACGGTGTCGGTCGTAACCTGCATGAGGAACCCTCAGTATTTAACTTCCGCACCCGTGAGATGCCTAATGTTAAGCTGCGTGCAGGGATGACGCTGGCAATTGAGCCAATTGTAAATGCAGGCTCTAAGTTCACGCGCACATTGTCAGATCGATGGACAGCTGTGACAGTGGATAATTCCCTATCGGCTCAGTTTGAGCATACAGTGTTGGTAACAGCAGATGGTTATGAAATTTTGACTGATCGCTCCAAAGTCTAA
- a CDS encoding alpha/beta hydrolase, which translates to MSYQFIEKQVCVNGHKIFYLEGGIASNKEPILFVHGWAVSVEPYQEIINVLCQRYQVLAPALPGFGKSEGDVFDWNYNDYASFLITFLQTLNIKKIHLIGHSLGGGVSATLAALEPAMFGSLVLVDSTGIPVEPVPKVLFQRLIEMTAQTPQIKYPQLSQVFQAFFYNALFRAQNTIKMLWLSLTEDLKSILPQIKSPCLLVWGANDLTTPLIAGQEFSRLIKGSKLVVVEEGYHEWSIFFVEKIADIIFNFIDEVEKSKLVK; encoded by the coding sequence GTGAGCTATCAATTCATTGAAAAGCAAGTTTGTGTGAATGGACACAAAATTTTTTATTTAGAAGGAGGAATAGCATCAAACAAGGAGCCAATCTTATTTGTACATGGATGGGCTGTATCAGTAGAGCCTTATCAAGAAATTATCAATGTTTTGTGTCAGCGCTATCAAGTCCTAGCGCCAGCTTTACCAGGCTTTGGAAAATCAGAAGGAGATGTATTCGATTGGAATTATAATGACTATGCAAGTTTTTTAATTACTTTTTTGCAAACATTAAATATTAAAAAAATCCATTTGATTGGACACTCTTTAGGAGGAGGAGTAAGTGCAACATTAGCAGCTTTAGAGCCTGCTATGTTCGGGAGTCTTGTCTTAGTAGATAGTACAGGTATTCCTGTAGAGCCTGTGCCGAAAGTATTGTTTCAAAGGCTGATTGAAATGACAGCCCAAACTCCACAAATAAAGTATCCTCAATTAAGTCAAGTCTTCCAAGCTTTTTTTTATAATGCTTTATTTAGAGCTCAAAATACTATCAAAATGTTATGGCTGTCATTAACGGAAGACTTAAAATCAATTTTGCCACAAATCAAATCTCCCTGTCTACTTGTGTGGGGTGCAAACGATCTCACGACTCCACTGATTGCTGGTCAAGAGTTTTCTCGACTGATTAAAGGTTCAAAGCTAGTAGTGGTGGAAGAAGGATATCATGAATGGAGTATTTTCTTTGTAGAAAAAATTGCCGATATTATTTTTAATTTTATAGATGAAGTTGAAAAGAGCAAATTAGTAAAATAG
- a CDS encoding DUF29 family protein, translating into MHSLYKTDFYAWIQEHPSLKPYLEEALQEAYENGRDLASGETNLSLSTLPKAYS; encoded by the coding sequence ATGCACAGCCTCTACAAAACAGACTTCTACGCTTGGATACAGGAACATCCTAGTCTGAAGCCTTACCTTGAAGAAGCTCTACAGGAAGCCTATGAGAATGGCAGGGATTTAGCATCGGGAGAAACAAACCTTTCACTTTCAACTTTACCAAAGGCATACTCGTAG
- a CDS encoding glutathione S-transferase family protein, protein MLELYQFELSQYSEKVRLILDYKGLEYRKIEVAPGIGQVDLFRTTGQRKVPVLKDGNQIIADSTEIAKYLDRQYPNRPLIPTDPKQRGLCLLMEEWADESIGIKSRKVLFEAISQDQTLRKSLLPTTTPDIVRNLVEGVPSDVLKVLGFGVGYGPDAVKSATADLKQDLEALCLLLSDSPYLVGDQPTLADLAVAGLSMLIKFPAGPYLDLPATLRGKGVPGLADSGVYEPFFAWRDRLYAQYRKPLTAASAVGSAPTSINID, encoded by the coding sequence ATGCTAGAGTTATACCAATTTGAACTGTCTCAGTATTCGGAAAAAGTGCGTTTGATTCTAGACTACAAAGGCTTAGAGTACCGCAAAATTGAGGTAGCGCCAGGAATTGGACAAGTGGATCTTTTCCGCACGACTGGGCAAAGGAAAGTACCAGTGCTTAAAGATGGCAATCAAATTATTGCGGATTCAACTGAGATTGCTAAGTATCTAGATCGCCAATATCCCAATCGCCCGCTGATTCCAACAGATCCGAAGCAACGGGGGCTGTGTTTGCTGATGGAAGAATGGGCAGATGAGTCGATTGGCATCAAAAGTCGAAAGGTATTGTTTGAGGCAATTAGCCAGGATCAAACCTTACGTAAGTCACTATTACCTACGACAACACCAGATATTGTTAGGAATCTAGTCGAAGGTGTTCCCAGCGATGTGCTGAAAGTTTTAGGGTTTGGGGTAGGATATGGACCCGATGCGGTGAAGTCAGCTACAGCAGACCTAAAGCAAGACTTAGAAGCTCTATGTTTGCTGCTGTCCGATAGTCCTTATTTAGTGGGAGATCAGCCGACACTAGCAGATCTAGCAGTGGCTGGTTTGTCCATGCTCATCAAGTTCCCGGCTGGACCCTATCTAGATCTACCAGCAACTCTAAGAGGCAAAGGTGTACCGGGATTGGCTGATAGTGGTGTTTATGAGCCATTTTTTGCCTGGCGCGATCGCTTGTATGCCCAATATCGCAAACCGTTAACAGCTGCTAGTGCAGTAGGCTCAGCACCCACTTCGATCAATATTGACTGA
- a CDS encoding GlsB/YeaQ/YmgE family stress response membrane protein — MWNLLAWIVLGLIAGAIAKAIYPGHQGGGILATMILGIVGALVGGWLGSQLGIGGAGAAAAGALTLPGIIFAVLGAIIVLFLWGLFTRRTA; from the coding sequence ATGTGGAATTTACTTGCGTGGATCGTATTAGGACTAATTGCTGGAGCGATCGCGAAAGCTATTTACCCCGGACATCAGGGCGGCGGAATTCTTGCCACGATGATTTTGGGTATCGTAGGTGCGTTAGTTGGAGGTTGGTTAGGTAGCCAGCTGGGAATTGGTGGAGCAGGGGCTGCAGCAGCTGGAGCTTTGACCCTACCTGGTATTATTTTCGCAGTCTTAGGTGCAATTATCGTGCTATTTCTTTGGGGTTTATTTACCCGCCGGACTGCATAA
- a CDS encoding fasciclin domain-containing protein codes for MIKTQSHNNLLKKLGSLVGVAGVSILLGLPVGAQQQGGALNPRPSIFDEPTYSRPRPTETAPAAPTTPPTETAPAAPTTPSPAPEGATGTTSSDNLVTLAASNDSFKTLTAALKAAGLTETLSGEGPFTVFAPTDAAFAALPQDALQELLKPENKDILVKILTYHVVPGRVTSTDLKSGEVKTVEGDPVNVKVDPTAGVTVNEAKVVQPDIQASNGVIHAIDKLILPPSL; via the coding sequence GTGATAAAAACTCAAAGTCACAACAATTTGCTCAAGAAGCTGGGTAGCTTGGTTGGAGTAGCAGGTGTCAGTATCCTCCTTGGTCTTCCAGTTGGGGCGCAGCAGCAGGGTGGAGCCCTCAATCCTAGACCGAGTATTTTTGATGAGCCTACCTACAGCCGTCCTCGCCCGACTGAAACAGCGCCAGCAGCACCCACCACACCCCCGACTGAAACAGCGCCAGCAGCACCCACCACACCTTCTCCAGCTCCTGAGGGAGCAACTGGAACAACATCGAGCGATAATTTAGTGACTCTGGCAGCGTCGAATGATTCCTTCAAAACCTTGACAGCCGCCTTGAAAGCGGCAGGGTTGACAGAAACCTTATCAGGAGAAGGCCCCTTTACAGTTTTTGCTCCAACAGATGCAGCGTTCGCCGCACTGCCACAAGATGCCTTGCAAGAATTATTGAAGCCAGAGAATAAAGACATCCTAGTTAAGATTTTGACTTACCATGTGGTTCCGGGCAGAGTCACGTCCACCGACCTGAAATCTGGCGAAGTCAAAACAGTTGAAGGAGACCCAGTTAACGTTAAAGTCGATCCGACTGCGGGTGTGACGGTAAATGAGGCTAAGGTAGTTCAGCCAGACATCCAAGCTAGCAACGGTGTTATTCATGCGATTGATAAGCTGATTCTGCCCCCTAGTCTCTAG
- a CDS encoding GNAT family protein has translation MTEAKFNNLPILKTERLLLRALRWGDAADIYEYASDPVVPKYNTWAVHESIEDTKRFLRAVMDCYKNHQLASWGILHIADNKIIGTCGLANWIPDQARAEIGYALSRNYWGQGYMPEAVCPVITFGFRMMKLNRIEGRCIIPNTASARVMEKVGMKFEGVLRQHLFAKGSFHDVRMYSVLKEEWTASAPFEKR, from the coding sequence GTGACTGAAGCTAAATTTAATAATTTACCGATCCTGAAAACTGAACGTCTTCTGCTGCGAGCCCTAAGATGGGGTGATGCAGCAGATATATATGAGTATGCCTCTGATCCAGTGGTGCCAAAGTACAATACGTGGGCAGTACATGAATCTATTGAAGATACTAAACGCTTCCTTAGGGCGGTCATGGATTGCTACAAAAATCATCAGCTTGCTTCTTGGGGAATCCTACACATAGCAGATAATAAGATCATTGGTACCTGTGGGCTGGCAAATTGGATTCCCGATCAAGCACGGGCTGAAATTGGCTATGCTCTCTCTAGGAACTATTGGGGTCAAGGATATATGCCTGAGGCAGTTTGCCCAGTAATTACCTTCGGGTTTCGCATGATGAAGCTGAATCGAATTGAAGGCAGGTGTATAATTCCCAATACAGCTTCCGCGCGGGTGATGGAAAAAGTTGGGATGAAATTTGAGGGCGTATTGCGGCAACACCTGTTTGCCAAGGGCAGCTTTCACGATGTGAGAATGTACTCCGTTTTGAAAGAGGAATGGACAGCCTCAGCACCCTTCGAGAAGCGCTGA
- a CDS encoding tetratricopeptide repeat protein yields the protein MKLSLCIIVKNEELALPKCLNSVRNVVDEMVVLDTGSTDRTLEIAREFGAKVYQFEWCNDFSSARNQSLKYATGEWILVLDADEVLVPEIVPTLKQAIKCDRYLLINLLRQEVGAAQSPYSLVSRLFRNHPDICFSRPYHALVDDSVARIVSQETQWQVGYLPEVAILHAGYQKSAIASRDKFSNAAKTMEGFLACHPHDPYVCSKLGALYVQTGKIEQGIQLLERGLAGEQVSSQILYELHYHLGIAYTRLQQLHQAIAHYQAAIKLAVYPMLKLGAYNNLGNLRLAAGDLMEAKTTYEMVLQIDPSLAVGHYNLGMTLKAMGQFQEAIAAYQQAIRLNSNYAEAYQNLGVVLLKGGNVPESLAAFRQAIALHESQNSSEAERLRQGLKEMGFQV from the coding sequence ATGAAACTTAGCCTCTGTATAATTGTTAAAAATGAAGAACTAGCACTGCCTAAATGCCTGAACAGTGTTAGGAACGTAGTAGATGAAATGGTAGTTCTGGATACTGGCTCAACGGATCGCACACTAGAGATTGCCCGAGAATTTGGTGCTAAGGTTTATCAGTTTGAATGGTGTAATGACTTTTCATCTGCCCGTAATCAGTCTTTGAAATACGCCACAGGGGAATGGATTCTGGTTTTGGATGCGGATGAGGTGCTGGTACCTGAAATTGTGCCAACTCTGAAGCAGGCAATTAAGTGCGATCGCTACCTGTTAATCAACTTACTGCGACAAGAAGTCGGTGCTGCACAGTCTCCCTATTCTCTGGTTTCACGCTTGTTCCGCAATCACCCAGATATTTGCTTTTCGCGCCCCTACCATGCCTTGGTAGATGATAGCGTTGCTCGGATTGTGAGCCAGGAAACTCAATGGCAAGTGGGCTATTTACCAGAAGTGGCGATTCTGCATGCAGGGTACCAAAAGAGCGCGATCGCCAGCCGGGACAAATTCTCCAATGCAGCTAAGACGATGGAAGGCTTTCTCGCCTGCCATCCTCACGATCCTTATGTGTGCAGCAAATTAGGAGCGTTGTACGTTCAAACGGGGAAAATTGAGCAAGGTATTCAGTTGTTAGAGCGAGGACTTGCTGGCGAACAGGTGAGTTCTCAGATCCTCTACGAACTCCACTATCATTTAGGGATTGCCTACACTCGCCTGCAACAACTCCATCAGGCGATCGCTCATTATCAAGCAGCAATCAAGTTAGCTGTTTACCCAATGCTTAAGCTAGGAGCTTACAACAATTTAGGCAACCTGAGGCTGGCAGCAGGAGATTTGATGGAGGCGAAAACAACTTATGAGATGGTGTTGCAGATTGACCCTAGTTTAGCAGTAGGTCATTACAACCTGGGTATGACTTTGAAGGCAATGGGGCAGTTTCAGGAAGCGATCGCCGCTTACCAGCAAGCAATACGACTCAATTCCAACTATGCCGAGGCGTATCAAAACTTAGGAGTGGTACTCCTGAAAGGTGGTAATGTGCCAGAGAGTTTAGCGGCATTTAGGCAAGCGATCGCTCTCCACGAGTCACAAAACTCCTCTGAAGCCGAACGACTGCGTCAAGGTTTGAAAGAAATGGGCTTTCAGGTCTAA
- the fba gene encoding class II fructose-bisphosphate aldolase (catalyzes the reversible aldol condensation of dihydroxyacetonephosphate and glyceraldehyde 3-phosphate in the Calvin cycle, glycolysis, and/or gluconeogenesis) yields MALVPMRLMLDHAAENGYGIPAYNVNNMEQIQAIMQAAHETNSPVILQASRGARKYAGENFLRHLILAAVETYPHIPIAMHQDHGNAPATCYSAIRHGFTSVMMDGSLEADAKTPASYEYNVNVTREVVKVAHAVGVSVEGELGCLGSLETGMGDQEDGHGAEGVLSHDQLLTDPDQAVDFVEQTQVDALAVAIGTSHGAYKFTRKPTGEILAISRIEEIHNRLPNTHLVMHGSSSVPEDLIALINQYGGTIPETYGVPVEEIQKGIKSGVRKVNIDTDNRLAITAAVREALAKDTKEFDPRHFLKPSIKYMQKVCGDRYDAFGAAGQGTKIKQVTLDDFAAKYAKGELSAITKKAVTV; encoded by the coding sequence ATGGCGCTCGTACCAATGCGGCTGATGTTGGATCACGCTGCTGAGAATGGTTACGGCATCCCGGCTTATAACGTCAACAACATGGAGCAAATTCAAGCCATCATGCAGGCTGCCCATGAGACTAATAGCCCTGTAATTTTGCAAGCCTCCCGTGGCGCACGTAAGTATGCTGGCGAGAACTTCCTGCGCCATCTAATTTTGGCAGCAGTAGAAACCTACCCCCATATCCCTATTGCCATGCATCAAGATCATGGCAATGCACCAGCCACCTGCTACTCGGCAATTCGTCATGGTTTCACCAGCGTCATGATGGACGGCTCTCTGGAAGCAGATGCCAAAACTCCAGCTAGCTATGAGTACAATGTCAATGTCACCCGCGAAGTGGTGAAAGTTGCCCACGCAGTTGGCGTCAGCGTTGAAGGTGAACTCGGTTGTTTGGGTTCTCTGGAAACTGGTATGGGCGATCAGGAAGACGGTCACGGAGCAGAAGGCGTTCTCTCCCACGACCAACTTTTGACCGATCCAGACCAAGCTGTTGACTTTGTGGAACAAACTCAGGTAGATGCTTTGGCAGTTGCGATTGGTACCAGCCACGGCGCTTACAAGTTTACCCGCAAGCCAACCGGGGAAATTTTGGCAATCAGCCGGATCGAGGAAATTCACAACCGTCTACCAAACACGCACCTAGTAATGCATGGTTCCTCCTCAGTGCCGGAAGATTTAATTGCTTTAATTAACCAGTACGGTGGTACTATTCCTGAAACCTACGGTGTGCCGGTTGAAGAAATCCAGAAGGGTATCAAGAGCGGTGTCCGCAAGGTAAACATTGACACGGATAACCGTTTGGCAATTACCGCTGCGGTACGTGAAGCTTTAGCAAAAGATACCAAGGAATTTGACCCTCGCCACTTCCTCAAGCCTTCTATTAAGTACATGCAGAAGGTTTGTGGCGATCGCTATGATGCGTTTGGAGCTGCCGGTCAAGGTACTAAGATTAAGCAAGTGACTCTGGATGACTTTGCTGCTAAGTATGCTAAAGGCGAGTTGAGTGCCATCACTAAAAAAGCTGTAACAGTCTAA
- a CDS encoding phosphoketolase family protein — MAISPSKPQSKERDKATVQQAPLSTEELRKINAYWRAANYLSVGQIYLLDNPLLKEPLKLEHVKPRLLGHWGTTPGLNFIYVHLNRAIKAQDLSIIYITGPGHGGPGLVANTYLEGTYSEFYPNISQDVEGMKKLFKQFSFPGGIPSHVAPETPGSINEGGELGYALSHAYGAAFDNPDLVVACVVGDGEAETGPLATSWHSNKFLNPVQDGAVLPILHLNGYKIANPTVLARMSHQELESLFVGYGYKPYFVEGSDPETMHQLMAATLDIVINEIKQIQDDARTNGFTKRPQWPLIILRSPKGWTGPEEVDGKKTEDYWRSHQVPFAEMASKPEHVKLLQEWMKSYKPEELFDENGKLLPELAALAPEGDRRMGANPHANGGLLLKDLKLPDFQNYAVDVSQPGAIEAEATRVMGTFLRDVMKLNLENRNFRVMGPDETASNRLNALFEVVDRAWVAQMLPEDDRLSPDGRVMEILSEHTCQGWLEGYLLTGRHGLFSCYEAFIHIVDSMFNQHAKWLKTTRHIPWRRPIASLNYLLTSHVWRQDHNGFSHQDPGFIDHVVNKKAEVIRVYLPPDANTLLSVTDHCLRSRQYVNVIIAGKQPALQYLDMDTAIKHCTKGIGIWGWASNDQGVEPDVVMACAGDVPTLETLAAVDILRQNFSDLRVRVVNVVNLMKLQPATEHPHGLSDKDFDSIFTTDKPIIFAFHGYPWLIHRLTYRRTNHHNLHVRGYKEEGTTTTPFDMVVMNELDRFNLVDDVIDRVPKLRYTAAHVKQMLHDKLIEHKHYVTKHGEDMPEVQKWRWGYYSGSGTDKTKPKTKIEQTDASSSPSQEGAEGAAKSVS, encoded by the coding sequence ATGGCTATATCACCTTCAAAGCCACAATCTAAAGAGAGAGACAAAGCCACAGTCCAGCAAGCTCCACTCAGCACCGAAGAACTGCGGAAGATAAACGCCTACTGGCGAGCAGCTAATTATCTCTCCGTTGGACAGATTTATTTACTTGACAATCCACTTCTTAAAGAACCTCTGAAGCTAGAGCACGTTAAACCCAGATTGCTCGGTCACTGGGGTACCACACCAGGGCTTAATTTCATCTACGTTCACCTTAACCGCGCAATTAAGGCACAAGACCTGAGCATAATCTACATTACGGGACCGGGTCACGGCGGTCCTGGCTTGGTTGCTAACACCTATCTAGAGGGAACGTACAGCGAGTTTTACCCCAATATTTCCCAAGATGTTGAGGGAATGAAAAAGCTCTTTAAGCAATTTTCGTTCCCTGGCGGTATCCCCAGCCACGTTGCTCCGGAAACCCCTGGTTCTATTAACGAAGGGGGTGAACTAGGATATGCGCTTTCCCACGCCTATGGGGCTGCCTTTGACAATCCTGACCTAGTCGTTGCCTGCGTTGTCGGCGATGGGGAAGCCGAAACTGGACCTCTAGCAACTAGCTGGCACTCCAACAAATTTCTGAATCCAGTACAGGATGGTGCTGTTCTGCCCATTTTGCACCTGAATGGCTATAAGATTGCCAATCCAACTGTGTTGGCACGAATGAGTCATCAGGAGCTAGAGAGCTTGTTCGTGGGCTACGGCTACAAGCCTTATTTCGTGGAGGGGTCTGACCCTGAAACCATGCATCAGTTGATGGCTGCCACCCTGGACATCGTCATCAACGAAATTAAGCAGATCCAGGACGATGCCCGCACCAATGGTTTCACCAAGCGTCCGCAGTGGCCCTTGATTATCCTCCGCTCGCCTAAGGGCTGGACGGGTCCCGAGGAAGTTGATGGCAAGAAGACTGAGGATTACTGGCGATCGCACCAAGTTCCCTTTGCTGAAATGGCAAGCAAGCCAGAACATGTCAAGTTGCTGCAAGAGTGGATGAAGAGCTACAAACCCGAAGAACTCTTCGACGAGAACGGTAAGCTGCTCCCAGAACTGGCAGCATTAGCACCCGAAGGCGATCGCCGCATGGGAGCCAATCCTCATGCCAACGGTGGTTTGCTCCTCAAAGACCTGAAGCTACCCGATTTCCAGAACTATGCAGTTGATGTTTCCCAACCAGGGGCAATAGAGGCAGAAGCCACTCGTGTAATGGGAACCTTTCTGCGCGATGTGATGAAACTTAATCTAGAAAACCGTAACTTTCGGGTAATGGGTCCAGATGAAACTGCCTCTAACCGTCTCAATGCCCTATTTGAGGTAGTTGATCGCGCCTGGGTAGCCCAGATGCTCCCCGAAGACGATCGCCTTTCCCCAGACGGCCGGGTGATGGAAATCCTCAGCGAGCACACTTGTCAAGGCTGGCTGGAAGGATATCTGCTTACGGGTCGGCACGGTCTGTTCTCCTGCTACGAGGCTTTCATCCACATCGTGGACTCGATGTTCAACCAGCACGCCAAATGGCTCAAGACCACCCGCCACATCCCTTGGCGCAGACCGATTGCTTCCCTTAACTATCTACTGACGTCCCACGTCTGGCGGCAAGACCACAATGGTTTTTCCCATCAAGACCCTGGCTTCATCGACCATGTTGTCAACAAGAAGGCGGAGGTTATTCGGGTGTACCTGCCCCCGGATGCCAACACGCTGCTCTCTGTGACTGACCATTGTCTACGCAGCCGTCAGTATGTCAACGTTATCATCGCTGGCAAGCAGCCGGCACTGCAATACCTTGACATGGATACTGCAATTAAGCACTGCACGAAAGGCATCGGTATTTGGGGCTGGGCGAGCAACGACCAAGGCGTTGAGCCAGATGTGGTCATGGCTTGTGCGGGTGATGTTCCGACGCTTGAAACGCTGGCTGCTGTTGACATTCTCCGCCAAAACTTTTCTGACCTCAGGGTTCGGGTGGTGAATGTGGTCAATCTGATGAAACTCCAGCCCGCAACTGAACATCCTCACGGTTTAAGCGACAAAGACTTCGACTCCATTTTTACGACTGACAAGCCCATCATCTTTGCTTTTCATGGCTATCCCTGGTTAATCCATCGCCTGACCTATCGGCGGACAAACCACCACAATCTCCACGTTCGGGGCTACAAAGAGGAGGGAACAACCACCACACCCTTCGATATGGTTGTGATGAATGAGCTAGACCGTTTCAACCTGGTAGATGATGTAATTGATCGGGTGCCAAAGCTCAGATACACGGCGGCACATGTTAAGCAAATGCTGCACGACAAACTGATTGAACACAAACATTATGTCACTAAGCATGGCGAGGATATGCCCGAGGTTCAGAAGTGGAGGTGGGGGTACTATAGTGGTTCTGGCACAGATAAAACCAAGCCAAAAACTAAAATAGAGCAAACCGATGCTAGCTCTTCTCCATCACAAGAAGGAGCAGAAGGGGCAGCGAAATCGGTTTCCTAG
- a CDS encoding class I SAM-dependent methyltransferase has translation MSETPLDATPLYQMNPLSRFSDRVADYVKYRPSYPAAAIDIILEGLESPSQLVAADIGAGTGISSRLLAERGVRVLAIEPNAAMRQAAEPHPLLEFRDTTAEATELPDASVDLVVCFQSFHWFNPEPTLLEFHRILKSSGRLALVWNERDRHDEFTASYTRLVQIASNHHPAEQRRSSVSSLLTSSLFSNVQHHRFDYRQNVDLSGLIGRAMSTSYIPREGPMQEQLISDLQQLYKSNCNEHCLVSLIYTTSVYSAEPCS, from the coding sequence ATGAGCGAAACGCCTTTAGATGCAACACCGCTATATCAGATGAATCCGCTAAGTCGATTTTCCGACCGAGTGGCAGATTATGTAAAGTACCGACCGAGTTACCCAGCCGCAGCAATTGACATTATTCTGGAGGGACTCGAGTCACCGTCGCAGTTGGTAGCAGCAGATATAGGTGCAGGTACAGGGATTTCCTCTCGCCTACTGGCTGAAAGGGGGGTGCGCGTGCTGGCTATTGAGCCGAATGCGGCGATGAGACAGGCTGCTGAACCTCATCCATTATTAGAGTTTCGTGACACGACAGCAGAAGCTACCGAATTACCTGATGCATCAGTTGACCTTGTAGTCTGCTTCCAGTCTTTCCATTGGTTCAACCCAGAGCCAACTTTGTTAGAGTTCCACCGGATTTTAAAGTCATCTGGACGCTTAGCTTTGGTATGGAATGAGCGCGATCGCCATGACGAATTTACTGCCAGCTACACCCGCTTAGTCCAAATCGCATCAAATCATCATCCAGCTGAGCAACGTCGTAGTTCGGTAAGCTCTCTCCTAACCAGTTCCCTCTTCTCTAATGTTCAGCACCACAGATTTGATTACAGGCAAAATGTGGATTTATCTGGGCTCATTGGTCGTGCTATGAGTACTTCATATATTCCACGCGAAGGACCAATGCAGGAACAGCTTATCTCTGATTTGCAGCAATTGTATAAAAGTAATTGCAACGAGCATTGTCTCGTTAGCTTAATTTACACTACGAGTGTATATTCTGCTGAACCGTGCTCTTAA